The Cyanobacteriota bacterium sequence CCCACACCAACAAATTTAATGGGTTGTCCTGAAATCCTACGGACAGAGAGTGCGGCACCACCTCTAGTGTCACCATCCATTTTGGTGAGAATTGCGCCAGTAACCCCAATCTGCTCATGGAAGGTGCGAGTGAGGTTAGCAGCTTCTTGACCCGTCATGGCATCTACTACCAGCAATGTTTCATGGGGCTGGACAGCAGCTTTGATCTGGGCCAACTCTGCCATCATGTCTGCATCAATCTGTAAGCGTCCTGCAGTGTCAATAATCACAGTATCAATGCCCTGCGCCCGACCATACTCAACACCTTGCCGAGCAATTTCTACAGGGCTAACATCGGTGCCCAACTCAAAGACAGGTACGTTGATTTGTTTGCCTAGGGTTTTCAATTGATCGATCGCCGCTGGACGATAAACATCAGTCGCCACAAGCAATACACTACGATTTTCTTTGCGCAAATGGAGCGCCAGTTTAGCAGAGGCAGTGGTTTTCCCGGTTCCCTGTAAGCCTGCCATGAGGACGATCGTTGGGGCTGTTTCAGCGGTAGCCAAGGGTACGTTGGTTTCCCCCATGATGGCAACTAATTCGTCATGAACGATTTTGATAAATTGCTGATCTGGCCTTACACCTTTGATGACTTCCGCCCCTTGTGCCTTGGCCTGTACCTCTGCTACAAATTCCTTAACCACCTGCAAATTCACATCTGCTTCCAAAAGAGCGCGGCGTACTTCTCGCAGAGCAGATTGAATATTGGTTTCTGAAATCTTGTCTTCTCCTCGCAGGGTTTTCCAGGCAGACTCCAGGCGATCAGCAAGAGCTTCAAACATGGTTAACAAATCGTAAAGTCAATCTCCATTGTAAACTGCTACGGGAAAGAGTGAAGAGTAAACGATGGAAGGGCAAACGGTAATTACTGAGGCAAATAACCGATCACTGAATCCTTTGTTCGTTGTCCCCCAATGTCCTAGAGTTGAAAGGTATAGATTTATTGAATGTGTAGGAGCAAGGCACTAGAGTTATGAATGTTGGCGATCGCGTCCGGGTTTGCAAGCCAATTACTGTTTATCATCACCCCAGTTGTAAGGGGCAACCTTTTAACATTGAGGGAATGGAAGGTGAGGTGAGTGCCATTTTGGATAACTGGCATGGTCGTCCTATCAGTGCTAACTACAAAATTCAAGTCACCTTTCCTAAGAAGTTCCGTGTTCACTTGCACGCTAGTGAACTAGAGCTAATTACCTAGAGATGTAACCCCAGAGCAGGCTCGTAGCCAGCACTCACACAGTGCTGGTACTGCAATCAACTCTTCTATAATGCTCCTAGCTAAATGTGTTAAGCCTGCTTTGCAAGCTCAGGCTAGCATTTCTGACTTAACCCGCTGGAGCTACCAGCACTTCACCCTTCAACATCCGCTGAGCAGCATCAAGCAAGACTTCTTCCAAATAGGGCTTAGTAAAGTATCCGCGTGCTCCCATCTGAATAGCCATCTGACGGTGACGATCGGCGCCTCGTGAGGTCAGCATGGCAATGGGCAGATGATTCAGTGAGCTGTCTTTTTGGATTCGAGAGAGTAATTCCAGACCATCCATCCGGGGCATTTCAATATCGCAGAAAACGATATCGCAGGGCAACCCAGAGCGCAGTTTTTCCCAAGCATCCTGGCCATCACGGGCTTGTTCTACACGGAAGCCGACCTTCGCAAAAGTCATCGACAACAGTTCTCGAACGGTGATGGAGTCGTCAACAATCAGCACAGTTGGTTCGTGAGGTGCATCTTCTGGCTCTTGGACAACGTCTTCAGCTTCCCAAGTCTTGTCAGGCTGTAGACGACCCATGGACAGATCAATCAGTTCTAGCACGTCGGCGATCGGCATGATGCGCCCATCCCCCAACACTGTTGCTCCAGCAATACCCATAGGTTTAGGCACAGGGCCTTGCAGTTGTTTGATTACAATTTCTTGCTCGCCCATTACTTGATCCACTTGGAGAGCAATGTAGTTACCAGCACTGCGTAAGACAACAATAGGAATGATGTCATCTTCCTGTCCCCCACCGTATACGCTGCCACGGCCTAGGAAGCGGTTAAACTTGAGAATATCTGACAACGGTTGGAACGGTAACATAGTGTCTCGCCAAGGAATACAGGGTTGGCCTTGGTCATTAAGTTGCACCCGATCGCGGGGAACATCAAACATATCTTCCACACCGTCCATCGGGAAGGCGATACGAGCACGGTTGCTAATACAACACAGCGCTTTGGAAATACTGAGGGTCAAGGGTAAGCGAATCGTGAATGTTGTACCCTTACCGAGGGTGGAATCGATACTAATTGTTCCACGGATTTCATTCAATGTCGTGCGTACCACATCCATCCCTACACCGCGTCCTGCCAAGTCAGTTAGCTTTTCAGCACCACTGAATCCAGGTAGGAACAAGATTTCGTAGATTTCTGACTTGGAAAGATTCTTGGCTTCGGCTGGCGTAATTAGGCCCTTTTCAATGGCTTTCTTTTTAATAAATTCTGGATTAATACCAGCTCCGTCATCAGATACAGAAATTACTGTCTGGTTACCTTGGTGAAACGCTCGTACTGTGATGCGACCGACAGGAGATTTTCCAGCCGCTTGCCGAACATCAGGTTTTTCAATCCCGTGGGCAATGGCGTTGTTGACAAGATGGGTTAGGGGATCGGTTAACTGTTCTAGAATCATCTTGTCAATTAGTGTGTCACGTCCTTCAACAATTAACTCAGCCTGTTTTCCTTCTTTGATAGCATTGTCACGAACCCCTCTAGGCAGACGATCGGCTGTAATAGAGAAGGGCACCATGCGAGCGCGGTTCAGTTCTTCTTGCAGTTGAGTCGTAACTTGACGGAAGTTGCGCGTCACCTGATCCATTGGCT is a genomic window containing:
- the ffh gene encoding signal recognition particle protein → MFEALADRLESAWKTLRGEDKISETNIQSALREVRRALLEADVNLQVVKEFVAEVQAKAQGAEVIKGVRPDQQFIKIVHDELVAIMGETNVPLATAETAPTIVLMAGLQGTGKTTASAKLALHLRKENRSVLLVATDVYRPAAIDQLKTLGKQINVPVFELGTDVSPVEIARQGVEYGRAQGIDTVIIDTAGRLQIDADMMAELAQIKAAVQPHETLLVVDAMTGQEAANLTRTFHEQIGVTGAILTKMDGDTRGGAALSVRRISGQPIKFVGVGEKVEALQPFYPDRMASRILGMGDVLTLVEKAQEAVDMADAIKMQEKILSAKFDFDDFLKQSRLMKMMGSLGGIVKLIPGMNKISDDQLRQGEAQLKRVEAMINSMTPEERKNPDLLASSPSRRRRIARGSGHGESEVSKLISDFQRMRSLMQQMGRGQMPGMGGVPGMNPMAGIGSGRPQPGWRDYGSTVPGKKKKKDKKKKGFGTL
- a CDS encoding hybrid sensor histidine kinase/response regulator, which translates into the protein NLLTSGNNLDTNAAADVSLDSTVVDDWLADSATDAASELANLDDLDLLLDSDSSTPALSEFGDLDSLLGDSASEHDVTSPLVSDNVSDLVQDFSDLDAMLEEPASSAVPSAKADDSQSEFDDLEALLQDANRSLGGQPATMPSRSATPPRRPQRAVEPTMRVPVKQLDKLNNLVGELVVNRNSLEQDQDRLRQFLDNLLYQVQQLSDVGQRMRDLYERSLLESSLLASRQSYYAGSKSNSSGTTHSTGADFDALEMDRFTAFHSLSQEMIELIVRVRESASDIEYIIQEPMDQVTRNFRQVTTQLQEELNRARMVPFSITADRLPRGVRDNAIKEGKQAELIVEGRDTLIDKMILEQLTDPLTHLVNNAIAHGIEKPDVRQAAGKSPVGRITVRAFHQGNQTVISVSDDGAGINPEFIKKKAIEKGLITPAEAKNLSKSEIYEILFLPGFSGAEKLTDLAGRGVGMDVVRTTLNEIRGTISIDSTLGKGTTFTIRLPLTLSISKALCCISNRARIAFPMDGVEDMFDVPRDRVQLNDQGQPCIPWRDTMLPFQPLSDILKFNRFLGRGSVYGGGQEDDIIPIVVLRSAGNYIALQVDQVMGEQEIVIKQLQGPVPKPMGIAGATVLGDGRIMPIADVLELIDLSMGRLQPDKTWEAEDVVQEPEDAPHEPTVLIVDDSITVRELLSMTFAKVGFRVEQARDGQDAWEKLRSGLPCDIVFCDIEMPRMDGLELLSRIQKDSSLNHLPIAMLTSRGADRHRQMAIQMGARGYFTKPYLEEVLLDAAQRMLKGEVLVAPAG
- a CDS encoding ferredoxin-thioredoxin reductase variable chain, with translation MNVGDRVRVCKPITVYHHPSCKGQPFNIEGMEGEVSAILDNWHGRPISANYKIQVTFPKKFRVHLHASELELIT